The proteins below come from a single Gavia stellata isolate bGavSte3 chromosome 8, bGavSte3.hap2, whole genome shotgun sequence genomic window:
- the DTX3L gene encoding LOW QUALITY PROTEIN: E3 ubiquitin-protein ligase DTX3L (The sequence of the model RefSeq protein was modified relative to this genomic sequence to represent the inferred CDS: inserted 1 base in 1 codon), which produces CARRPSPPQRRELERGRGRGTAAPSCGAGNESESGQRXGIMAAAPPLLVRLCPAPDASEKPMLKLQSYFQSGKRSGGGECEVRAGPELGTYWVHFQQERDKKSVESRKDHVLEIGARCLKIVIQQGEGDLSKSQFTEQAFPSYSIPSSSSPPQQEQQAAGGRGDRAREVITKQIFLTVSATLNTGMFTEQQREKITIICPNLKRERNPDIDGSEKLTGDFTDIEKAYCYFKDILAGNDPNHDFSHSETKNGLKDENCLNTEEMNELTVLSALYEYFSHTCKEQIKALCERFGVHIRTKDHYNGTTSVCFTSDKSPASIQRANDFFIRTFQKSVEDLKQEKIPVTNSYTLNETIMKLNAKFSNLLAKEEGNQLLLRGPASEISAAKKLLAEEGENRQAEKNMKISSEMYKYRNGVEVDASVFKLLETILNKEIEGIKNKFDTVIEKKESSYGQKMLIIFKPRIKTSDMSSHATESFINAFQNASAMLREKLITSKLSEDQKKRLNVLLNGKLLEELRVKLKKKEDKLILNGLPNHLYAAEKHIMNFLNTEDSTQTKNRTPLSSDLSYQETTGASETEYNVRQKNNLSSEAQSKAKTEEDNKDVCPICMERINNKEILRKCNHAFCKSCIDQAMTYKQTCPVCNTVYGVMKGDQPDGRMSTRVVPLSLPGYSSCGTIEIIYSMNSGIQTSNHPNPGKPYDATCRRAYLPDNKEGREILQLLRRAFDQKLIFTVGQSRTSGAQDVITWNDIHHKTSMTGGPTSFGYPDPDYLQRVRSELKARGIE; this is translated from the exons TGCGCCAGGCGGCCGTCTCCCCCTCAGCGCCGGGAGctggagcggggccgggggcggggaaCCGCGGCCCCGAGCTGCGGAGCGGGAAACGAAAGCGAAAGCGGGCAGC CAGGCATCatggcggcggcgccgccgctGCTGGTGCGGCTCTGCCCCGCGCCCGACGCCAGCGAGAAGCCGATGCTCAAGCTCCAGAGCTACTTCCAGTCCGGGAAACGGTCGGGGGGCGGCGAGTGCGAGGTGCGGGCGGGCCCCGAGCTCGGCACCTACTGGGTGCACTTCCAGCAGGAGCGAG ACAAGAAGAGTGTGGAATCCCGTAAGGATCACGTCTTGGAAATCGGTGCCAGATGCCTGAAGATCGTCAtccagcagggagaaggggaccTGAGCAAGAGCCAGTTTACAGAGCAGGCCTTCCCCAGCTACTCCATCCCTTCCAGCTCTTCCCCAcctcagcaggagcagcaggcagccggAGGCCGTGGAGATAGGGCAAGAGAAGTCATTACCAAACAG ATATTTCTTACAGTATCTGCAACTTTGAATACCGGTATGTTCACTGAACAGCAAAGGGAGAAAATTACCATTATATGTCCAaacttaaaaagagaaagaaatcctgATATTGATGGCTCTGAGAAATTGACGGGAGATTTTACAGATATTGAAAAAGCTTATTGCTACTTTAAGGATATCCTTGCAGGCAATGACCCAAACCATGATTTTTCACATTCTGAAACTAAGAATGGTTTGAAAGATGAAAATTGTCTGAATACTGAAGAAATGAATGAGCTTACAGTTCTGTCAGCTCTCTATGAATATTTCAGTCATACCTGCAAAGAACAAATCAAAGCACTATGTGAACGCTTTGGAGTGCATATAAGAACTAAAGATCATTACAATGGAACCACATCAGTATGCTTCACTTCTGATAAAAGCCCTGCATCAATACAAAGagctaatgatttttttatcaGAACTTTTCAGAAAAGTGTAGAAGatttgaaacaggaaaaaattcccGTAACAAACAGTTACACATTAAATGAGacaataatgaaattaaatgctaAGTTTAGTAATCTTCTTGCCAAAGAGGAAGGGAATCAATTGCTACTCCGTGGTCCAGCGAGTGAGATTTCAGCTGCCAAAAAATTGCTAGCAGAGGAAGGTGAGAACAGACAAGCtgaaaagaatatgaaaatatcATCTGAAATGTACAAATACAGGAATGGAGTTGAAGTTGATGCTTCTGTGTTTAAATTGTTGGAAACAATATTAAACAAAGAAATTGAaggcattaaaaacaaattcgatacagtaatagaaaaaaaagagagttcaTATGGCCAGAAGATGCTTATAATATTTAAGCCTAGGATCAAAACTTCTGATATGTCTTCACATGCTACTGAAAGTTTCATCAATGCATTTCAGAATGCCTCTGCAATGTTAAGAGAAAAACTCATCACCTCAAAGCTGTCAGAAGATcagaagaaaagattaaatgTGCTACTTAATGGAAAACTATTGGAAGAACTGCGTGTAAAACTTaagaagaaggaagacaaaCTCATCTTAAATGGTTTACCAAACCATCTTTATGCTGCTGAAAAGCACATTATGAACTTTCTTAACACTGAAGACTCAACACAAACTAAAAATAGGACACCACTGTCTTCTGATCTCAGCTATCAAGAAACTACAGGAGCATCTGAGACGGAATACAATGTGAGGCAAAAGAATAATCTTTCTTCCGAAGCACAGTCTAAGGCAAAGACAGAAGAAGACAACAAAGATGTGTGTCCGATTTGCATGGAGAGAattaataataaagaaatactgaGAAAGTGCAATCATGCGTTTTGCAAAAGTTGCATCGACCAGGCCATGACTTACAAGCAAACTTGTCCTGTTTGTAATACCGTCTATGGAGTCATGAAAGGAGACCAACCGGATGGAAGAATGTCAACTAGAGTGGTGCCTTTGTCTCTTCCTGGTTATTCCAGTTGTGGTACTATTGAGATCATATATTCTATGAACAGTGGTATTCAAACT AGCAACCACCCAAACCCAGGGAAACCTTATGATGCAACTTGTCGAAGAGCTTATTTACCTGACAATAAGGAAGGGCGAGAAATTCTGCAGCTCCTCAGAAGAGCCTTTGACCAAAAATTGATTTTCACAGTGGGGCAGTCGCGTACTAGCGGTGCACAAGATGTTATCACGTGGAATGATATTCACCACAAAACTTCCATGACTGGAGGACCTACCAG TTTTGGTTACCCTGACCCTGATTATCTGCAGCGGGTTCGATCAGAATTGAAAGCAAGAGGAATTGAATAA